In Pseudomonas deceptionensis, a single window of DNA contains:
- the bcsC gene encoding cellulose synthase complex outer membrane protein BcsC, translating into MPKITTWAFLLGGLSTAAIAQPTTVQEQQQWLLEQVRVGEAMYREDLVRASLARLQLIAPNNPQALVASIRQAILDKKPELAQQLLAQLQSVAPNSAALRQGQSLMKLQDPQSQKDLQQARLFAAAGRPEEAAAIFERLFGDAPPDFATALEYLRIRSNIAGQHPKVIEQLQVLDKQYPGNAGLRQTLADLLFRENRPQEALAVLQQLSTDPLASKAAAEREYTYLSSLPVDRSTAQAWQAFVTRYPSSPLIGEASKNLQQQQHLLGDPAWNAGAQGKQMIDQSRNPVAAEAKLRQALKQYPDDPTLYGALGMALFRQSRYSEANTNFATARTKEQDTSNISKWQDLMDASHYRMLLSQGDKALEQNNPAAARNAYAQARKTKPGDADPLIGLANVARAEHDDIQAEALLLQARRLEPTNGSAVRGLMRLYSAQSPEKAKSFLDSLPASSQKDFAGLRQSIELDELNQQAATAEANKDWPKVVALLSKIRDKTPDEPWLTYRLANAQRQINQPGPADDSFKQLMRRQGKNPEAVYAYALYLSSSDRDASALSTLEQLPRSQWTDSMRELDARLQRNELIARADRLRAAGQEPEAIALLMSKPDTSELMTVAGWAQERGDYAQAQNLYSQVLKSQPDNTEARLGQIETLIASKQLPAARQQLAQFQPATGTVLTSSQLRRVANSWAAVGEPDKARAMYTQLLNTPQADPLMYRDAARLIAAKEPQQALDYYAKSMATAGLISPEQANPRDDRAMTMASREKDDDQWLARSLRSDVDELYQRQNPTLHLYTDYGWRSDSASAGTSDTDTRTTILQLDLPVSDGTGFVRAEQLDMDAGKFKADPDGLVRENYGTCGVSVRRKGTTGPDFSGCDDRSQSANGTMMAAGWKNEVWNVDIGRTPDTFKVPNWLGGVGYSSKIGSLGWTLTGSRRPMSNSILSYAGAKDLNTGVTWGGVTSNGVTLSLSHDEGGVDGVWASFGQHWLRGKNVEDNHKSTAMAGYYYRLVERADERMRTGLTLMYWGYDKDLSEYTLGQGGYYSPQKYYSIGVPLNYAFRTANWSVSLESSVSWSYAKTDANDLYPLSGLNDKLLQQLDNAGFELSDGLGQTSGGSSTGIGYRVQGLAERRLTDNLVLGGGLLYQHSDSYAPSRAMLYLRYTFDVWQGNLPMPVQPLIPYADFR; encoded by the coding sequence ATGCCAAAAATAACAACATGGGCTTTCTTGCTCGGTGGTTTGTCCACCGCAGCCATCGCACAACCGACCACCGTGCAGGAGCAGCAACAGTGGCTACTGGAGCAGGTGCGGGTCGGTGAGGCCATGTACCGCGAGGACCTGGTACGCGCCTCATTGGCCCGATTGCAGTTGATCGCACCGAACAACCCCCAGGCGCTGGTGGCATCGATTCGCCAGGCAATACTGGATAAAAAGCCTGAATTGGCCCAGCAACTCCTTGCTCAACTGCAAAGTGTTGCCCCCAATTCTGCGGCACTGCGTCAGGGCCAGAGCCTGATGAAGTTGCAAGACCCGCAAAGCCAGAAAGACTTGCAGCAGGCGCGGCTGTTTGCCGCCGCGGGGCGACCGGAAGAAGCGGCGGCGATCTTCGAGCGCCTGTTTGGTGATGCCCCGCCGGATTTCGCCACGGCGCTGGAGTATCTGCGCATCCGCAGCAACATCGCGGGTCAGCACCCAAAAGTCATCGAGCAACTGCAGGTACTGGATAAACAGTACCCTGGCAACGCAGGCCTGCGCCAAACCTTGGCCGACCTGTTGTTCCGGGAAAATCGCCCCCAGGAAGCCCTGGCCGTACTGCAACAACTGTCCACCGACCCGCTTGCCAGCAAAGCGGCGGCCGAACGTGAATACACCTACCTCAGCAGCTTGCCCGTCGATCGATCGACAGCTCAGGCCTGGCAGGCGTTTGTAACGCGCTACCCGTCTTCCCCGCTCATTGGTGAAGCCAGTAAAAACCTGCAGCAACAGCAGCACTTGCTCGGTGACCCGGCATGGAACGCCGGCGCCCAAGGCAAGCAGATGATCGACCAGTCCCGCAACCCGGTGGCGGCTGAAGCCAAGTTGCGTCAGGCCCTCAAGCAATACCCCGATGACCCGACCCTTTATGGCGCACTGGGTATGGCCCTGTTCCGCCAGAGCCGGTACTCCGAGGCCAACACCAACTTCGCCACGGCGCGGACCAAGGAACAGGACACGTCCAACATCAGCAAATGGCAGGACCTGATGGACGCCAGTCACTACCGGATGCTGCTCAGCCAGGGCGACAAGGCCCTCGAACAAAACAACCCGGCCGCGGCGCGCAACGCCTACGCCCAAGCCCGCAAGACCAAGCCGGGGGACGCCGACCCGCTGATCGGTCTGGCCAATGTTGCCCGTGCCGAGCACGATGACATCCAGGCCGAAGCCCTGCTGTTGCAGGCCCGCCGTCTGGAGCCTACTAACGGCAGTGCCGTGCGTGGCCTGATGCGGTTGTACAGCGCGCAGTCCCCGGAAAAGGCCAAGAGCTTCCTCGACAGCCTGCCCGCTTCGAGCCAGAAGGACTTCGCCGGCCTGCGCCAAAGCATTGAACTGGACGAACTGAATCAGCAAGCCGCCACGGCCGAAGCCAACAAGGACTGGCCGAAAGTGGTGGCCCTGTTGAGCAAGATCCGCGACAAAACCCCTGATGAGCCCTGGCTGACCTACCGCCTGGCCAATGCCCAGCGCCAGATCAATCAACCCGGCCCCGCCGATGACAGTTTCAAGCAGTTGATGCGCCGCCAGGGGAAAAACCCTGAGGCCGTGTATGCCTACGCACTGTATCTGTCGTCCAGCGACCGCGATGCCAGCGCCTTGAGCACGCTGGAACAACTGCCAAGGTCTCAATGGACCGACTCCATGCGTGAATTGGACGCTCGCTTGCAACGCAACGAGCTGATTGCCCGCGCCGACCGTCTGCGAGCGGCCGGCCAAGAGCCCGAAGCCATTGCCCTGTTGATGAGCAAACCGGACACCAGCGAGCTGATGACGGTCGCCGGCTGGGCCCAGGAGCGTGGTGATTACGCCCAGGCGCAAAACCTCTACAGCCAGGTATTGAAAAGCCAGCCGGACAACACCGAGGCACGACTGGGGCAAATCGAGACCCTGATTGCCAGCAAACAGTTGCCCGCCGCCCGTCAGCAACTGGCACAGTTCCAGCCCGCCACTGGCACCGTGCTGACCTCGTCGCAACTGCGCCGCGTGGCCAACTCGTGGGCCGCTGTGGGTGAACCCGACAAAGCCCGGGCAATGTACACACAGTTGCTCAATACCCCGCAGGCCGACCCGCTGATGTACCGCGATGCGGCACGGCTGATCGCTGCCAAGGAGCCGCAACAGGCGCTGGATTATTACGCCAAAAGCATGGCCACGGCCGGGTTGATCAGCCCTGAGCAGGCCAACCCCCGTGACGACCGCGCCATGACGATGGCCAGCCGCGAAAAGGACGATGATCAATGGCTGGCACGTAGTCTGCGCAGCGACGTGGATGAGCTGTACCAACGGCAGAACCCGACATTGCACTTGTACACCGACTACGGCTGGCGTTCGGACAGCGCATCTGCAGGCACGTCGGATACAGATACCCGGACCACCATTCTGCAACTGGACTTGCCGGTTTCCGACGGCACAGGATTTGTACGCGCTGAACAGCTCGATATGGATGCCGGCAAATTCAAGGCCGACCCGGACGGCCTGGTTCGCGAGAACTACGGTACCTGTGGTGTGTCGGTAAGGCGCAAAGGCACCACCGGCCCGGATTTCTCGGGCTGTGATGACCGCTCGCAATCGGCCAACGGCACCATGATGGCGGCCGGGTGGAAGAACGAGGTGTGGAACGTCGATATCGGGCGCACACCCGACACCTTCAAAGTTCCCAACTGGCTGGGCGGCGTGGGCTACAGCAGCAAGATTGGCTCATTGGGCTGGACCCTGACCGGTTCGCGTCGCCCCATGAGCAACTCGATCCTGTCTTACGCCGGCGCAAAGGACCTCAATACCGGCGTCACCTGGGGCGGCGTGACTTCCAACGGCGTGACCTTGAGCCTGAGCCACGACGAAGGGGGCGTGGATGGCGTATGGGCCAGTTTCGGGCAGCACTGGTTGCGCGGCAAGAATGTGGAAGACAACCACAAGAGCACAGCCATGGCGGGTTACTACTATCGCCTGGTCGAGCGCGCCGACGAGCGTATGCGCACCGGCCTGACACTGATGTATTGGGGTTATGACAAGGACCTGAGCGAGTACACCCTGGGCCAGGGCGGCTACTACAGCCCACAGAAGTACTACTCGATCGGCGTGCCGCTGAACTATGCGTTCCGTACCGCTAACTGGTCGGTGTCACTGGAAAGTTCGGTGAGCTGGTCGTATGCCAAGACCGATGCCAACGACCTGTATCCGCTGAGCGGGTTGAACGACAAGCTGTTGCAGCAACTGGACAATGCAGGCTTCGAGCTGTCCGATGGCCTGGGGCAGACGTCGGGCGGCAGCAGCACCGGCATCGGCTACCGCGTGCAGGGGCTGGCAGAACGCAGGTTGACGGACAATCTGGTGCTGGGGGGTGGCTTGCTCTATCAACACAGTGACAGCTACGCGCCAAGCCGGGCGATGCTGTACCTGCGTTACACCTTCGATGTGTGGCAAGGCAACTTGCCAATGCCGGTGCAGCCGCTGATCCCGTATGCCGACTTCAGGTAA